One stretch of Lates calcarifer isolate ASB-BC8 unplaced genomic scaffold, TLL_Latcal_v3 scaffold_58_123, whole genome shotgun sequence DNA includes these proteins:
- the arid4a gene encoding AT-rich interactive domain-containing protein 4A isoform X2, translating to MKAADEPAYLTVGTDVSAKYRGAFCEAKIKTVKRMVKVKVTLKGESTSQVVQDDQVKGPLRVGSTVEVKTNEGLSSEAVISKLTDASLYTVVFDDGDEKTLRRTSLCLKGERHFAESETLDQLPLTNPEHFGTPVIGKKSNRGGRRSSQAVADEENESSSSEDEEEDRRRLNDELLGTVCSIENEEEPSSWYLALVVSPSCNDELVVKKDQCLVRSFCDSKFHTVARRHVHPVTSISIAKSDYSNRRGLEAAQGFMRSREVPDVWKMDMSQILDSSSSDEDDEEEKESEEEEEDEDEKKKKKHIKEEPEEEPDPEERDHFLQQLYKFMEDRGTPINKPPVLGYKDLNLFKLFRLVYHLGGCHKIESGTVWKQVYMDLGIPVLNSAASYNVKTAYRKYLYGFEEYCRSASITFRTIHHNDPRPPTATPTNQKTATGAELKEPSTPPVKAEPVDDKREEAESESESEKEEVKERQSSPRGRRRCVKPDRDSSSRPEKRGGGENSDEQREVRRRSNRRMDDSEKGSEEEEEDDDDEEEEEAERRRGDRSEDEEDGDSVTGTKVRVKYGRGKTQKIYEAHIKKTDIDNGEQFYLVHYYGWNVRYDEWVKADRIIWPVEKGTKKRQRKKVKNKDEGEKDEEKPAVAKPTGAKRGRPQIRTTPTGSAGRSVSKTPSNEGRSNGRSSRTETTPNMANGDNTPRRRTRRTSGMYDSDRASIEDSGNSSDDSESEDPPDKKPSPWRGRTEAPPCQEEEEEEEEEEQEEVREEETREVANITTPASNNGTVATATASQLPAATAAPPCPSMPQEKVDKVLSQSEKEEAEQREEPAEATVLPGHLDKENKTSLVQKTTSPGQEVVTKTSPSTTSPSPDKINKASPAAAADKHKTSPEKQQQVSSPLPATEEEDRCTPLSSPRVKGRRANFRETGSETPPRIPLCTPSPTPTSAASPSHSAALSSPPRGVTKRQEEPMVVLRCLPSEHLPLDSPAADSDTDSATEEEEEAGSADERSSVALKRKAAEQRAADKKLRPDRRQEEAASPKTPAAAGASPRTLPSPLRPERRSEGPMKTEERPRPAEETQREVSEERLSGGATKEPEVHAGIPPFAPEAPGSSPAEELEPQIGPEALVCHEVDLDDPDEKEKPVSSEHLLLMMREQQQAPPPLPHLLHTPHLPQPQVRPFLPAAAPSSAPCPEELRPARSAAEDERGAARGEQEGDSSPGFDGSASSSSTSLLSLQENKDRGQKRVMDGHPSPSAKKQKRNQKRPNTPGKVEKNGAGHSSDSEDQSRLSSLSKSQKSRCPGLSSPSSHSKDKQSFPSPQRTYKWTFQLDELDSMSSTERISFLQEKLQEIRKYYMTLKSEVASIDRRRKRLKKKEREVSNTTASTSSGSSDTGMSPSSASPTQNTVAVECR from the exons tgtttgatgaTGGAGATGAGAAGACTCTCCGTCGTACGTCTCTGTGCctgaagggagagagacattTTGCAGAGAGCGAG ACGTTGGACCAGCTGCCATTGACAAACCCGGAGCATTTCGGGACTCCAGTCATCGGCAAGAAGTCGAACCGGGGTGGACGGCGTTCGTCCCAGGCTGT ggctGACGAGGAGAACGAGTCTTCATccagtgaggatgaggaggaggacaggaggaggctGAACGACGAGCTGCTGGGGACAGTGTGCAGCATCGAGAACGAGGAGGAGCCCAGCAGCTGGTACCTGGctctg gTGGTGTCTCCGAGCTGCAACGATGAGCTGGTGGTGAAGAAGGATCAGTGTCTGGTCAGGTCATTCTGCGACTCCAAGTT tcACACGGTGGCGAGGAGACACGTCCACCCCGTCACCTCCATCAGCATCGCCAAGTCTGACTACTCCAACAGGAGAG gttTGGAAGCAGCCCAGGGCTTCATGAGGAGCAGGGAGGTTCCAGATGTGTGGAAGATGGACATGAGTCAGATCCTGGACTCGTCCTCCAGCGATGAGGACgatgaagaggagaaggagagcgaggaggaggaggaggacgaagacgagaagaaaaagaagaaacacataaaggaggag ccGGAGGAGGAGCCAGACCCAGAGGAGAGAGACcacttcctgcagcagctctacaaGTTCATGGAGGACAGAG GGACTCCCATCAACAAACCTCCAGTGCTGGGTTATAAAGACCTGAACCTCTTCAAACTCTTCAGACTGGTCTATCACCTGGGAGGCTGCCACAAG attgAGTCTGGGACCGTGTGGAAGCAGGTCTACATGGATCTGGGGATCCCTGTCCTGAACTCTGCTGCGTCCTATAACGTCAAGACCGCCTACAGGAA GTACCTGTACGGCTTCGAGGAGTACTGCCGCTCCGCCTCCATCACCTTCAGGACCATCCATCACAACGACCCCCGCCCTCCCACTGCCACACCGACCAATCAGAAGACAGCGACGGGGGCGGAACTTAAAGAGCCCTCCACGCCACCGGTGAAGGCGGAGCCTGTCGATGACAAGAGAGAGGAGGCGGAGtcagagagcgagagcgagaaggaggaggtgaaggagagacAGTCGTCACCGAGG gggaggaggaggtgtgtgaaGCCAGACAGAGACTCGTCCTCCAGaccagagaagagaggaggaggagagaacagTGACGAGcagagggaggtgaggagacGCAGCAACAGAAGAATGGACGACTCGGAGAAaggctctgaggaggaggaggaggatgacgatgatgaagaggaggaggaggcagagaggaggagaggagacag GAGCGAGGACGAGGAGGACGGAGACTCTGTGACGGGGACGAAGGTCAGGGTGAAGTACGGCAGAGGGAAGACCCAGAAGATCTACGAGGCTCACATCAAGAAGACAGACATCGACAACGGAGAACAGTTCTACCTGGTTCACTACTACGGCTGGAACGTCAG GTACGATGAGTGGGTGAAGGCCGACAGGATCATCTGGCCTGTGGAGAAGGGAacaaagaagagacagaggaagaaggtgAAG AACAaagatgagggagagaaagacgaAGAGAAGCCCGCGGTGGCGAAGCCGACGGGAGCGAAGCGAGGTCGACCTCAGATCAGAACCACGCCCACCGGCTCGGCCGGACGCAGCGTCTCCAAAACACCGAGCAACGAGGGGCGGTCCAACGGCAGGAGCAGCAGGACGGAGACGACGCCCAACATGGCCAATGGAGACA acACTCCTCGCAGGAGAACCAGGAGAACGTCGGGGATGTACGACTCAGACCGAGCGTCCATCG aggATTCTGGGAACTCATCAGACGACAGCGAATCAGAGGACCCGCCTGATAAGAAGCCATCACCGTGGCGAGGGAGGACCGAGGCCCCTCCCtgccaggaggaggaggaggaggaggaggaggaggagcaggaggaggtgagggaggaggagacgagaGAGGTCGCCAACATCACGACGCCTGCTAGCAACAATGGCACTGTTGCCACGGCAACGGCAAGTCAGCTGCCTGCTGCCACCGCCGCACCGCCGTGTCCCAGCATGCCTCAGGAGAAAGTAGACAAAGTGCTGAGCCAAtcagagaaggaggaggcggagcagagggaggagccTGCAGAGGCCACTGTGTTGCCGGGTCACCTGGACAAGGAGAACAAGACGTCATTGGTTCAGAAGACGACGTCTCCTGGACAGGAAGTGGTCACCAAGACGTCTCCCAGCACAACGTCACCGTCCCCTGACAAGATCAACAAGGCGTCTCCTGCCGCCGCCGCGGACAAACACAAGACGTCTCcggagaaacagcagcaggtgtccTCCCCTCTACCTgctacagaggaggaggacaggtgcactcctctgtcctcccccAGGGTCAAAGGTCGCAGGGCCAACTTCAGGGAGACAGGCTCTGAAACTCCTCCCAGAATCCCCCTCTGTACTCccagccccacccccacctctgcCGCCAGCCCCTCCCACTCCGCGGCGCTGTCGTCTCCTCCCCGCGGCGTCACAAAGAGACAGGAGGAGCCCATGGTGGTCCTCCGCTGCCTCCCGTCCGAGCACCTCCCCCTCGACTCTCCCGCGGCGGACTCTGACACCGACTCTGCcaccgaggaggaggaggaggcggggtcAGCGGACGAGAGGAGCAGCGTGGCGCTCAAGCGTAAAGcggcagagcagagagcagcagacaaGAAGCTCCGCCCCgacaggaggcaggaggaggccGCCTCCCCCAAAACTCCCGCAGCGGCCGGAGCCTCACCCAGAACCCTCCCCTCTCCGCTCCGCCCGGAGAGGAGGAGCGAGGGGCCGATGAAGACGGAGGAGCGGCCCCGTCCGGCTGAGGAGACCCAGAGGGAGGTGTCGGAGGAGCGTCTGTCAGGCGGAGCCACCAAGGAGCCGGAGGTGCACGCCGGGATTCCTCCCTTCGCTCCGGAGGCGCCGGGCTCCTCCCCCGCCGAGGAGCTGGAGCCGCAGATCGGCCCCGAGGCGCTGGTCTGCCACGAGGTGGACCTCGATGACCCCGACGAGAAGGAGAAGCCCGTCTCCTCAGAGCACCTCCTCCTCATGATGAGGGAGCAGCAACAAGCTCCGCCCCCGctgcctcacctcctccacacCCCTCACCTCCCCCAGCCTCAGGTCAGGCCCTTCCTCCCGGCCGCCGCTCCCAGCTCCGCCCCCTGCCCCGAGGAGCTCCGCCCGGCCAGGAGCGCCGCCGAGGACGAGAGGGGAGCAGCGAGgggggagcaggagggagaCTCCAGTCCTGGGTTTGACGGCagcgcctcctcctcctccacctccctgctgtctctgcaggagaacaAGGACAGAG GTCAGAAGAGGGTGATGGACGGTCACCCCAGCCCGTCGGCCAAGAAACAGAAACGCAACCAGAAACGACCAAACACACCTGGGAAGGTGGAGAAGAACGGAGCAG gtcacagcagtgacagtgaggaCCAGTCTCGTCTGTCGTCTCTGTCCAAGTCTCAGAAGTCTCGTTGTCCTGGTTTGTCGTCTCCGTCTTCTCAcagtaaagacaaacagagctTCCCCTCCCCTCAGCGCACGTACAAGTGGACCTTCCAGCTCG atGAGTTGGACAGCATGTCGAGCACAGAGAGGATCTCCTTCCTgcaggagaagctgcaggagaTCAGGAAGTACTACATGACCCTGAAGTCAGAGGTTGCGTCCATCGACAGACGCAGGAAGAGGctaaaaaagaaggagagagaag tgt
- the arid4a gene encoding AT-rich interactive domain-containing protein 4A isoform X1, producing MKAADEPAYLTVGTDVSAKYRGAFCEAKIKTVKRMVKVKVTLKGESTSQVVQDDQVKGPLRVGSTVEVKTNEGLSSEAVISKLTDASLYTVVFDDGDEKTLRRTSLCLKGERHFAESETLDQLPLTNPEHFGTPVIGKKSNRGGRRSSQAVADEENESSSSEDEEEDRRRLNDELLGTVCSIENEEEPSSWYLALVVSPSCNDELVVKKDQCLVRSFCDSKFHTVARRHVHPVTSISIAKSDYSNRRGLEAAQGFMRSREVPDVWKMDMSQILDSSSSDEDDEEEKESEEEEEDEDEKKKKKHIKEEPEEEPDPEERDHFLQQLYKFMEDRGTPINKPPVLGYKDLNLFKLFRLVYHLGGCHKIESGTVWKQVYMDLGIPVLNSAASYNVKTAYRKYLYGFEEYCRSASITFRTIHHNDPRPPTATPTNQKTATGAELKEPSTPPVKAEPVDDKREEAESESESEKEEVKERQSSPRGRRRCVKPDRDSSSRPEKRGGGENSDEQREVRRRSNRRMDDSEKGSEEEEEDDDDEEEEEAERRRGDRSEDEEDGDSVTGTKVRVKYGRGKTQKIYEAHIKKTDIDNGEQFYLVHYYGWNVRYDEWVKADRIIWPVEKGTKKRQRKKVKQNKDEGEKDEEKPAVAKPTGAKRGRPQIRTTPTGSAGRSVSKTPSNEGRSNGRSSRTETTPNMANGDNTPRRRTRRTSGMYDSDRASIEDSGNSSDDSESEDPPDKKPSPWRGRTEAPPCQEEEEEEEEEEQEEVREEETREVANITTPASNNGTVATATASQLPAATAAPPCPSMPQEKVDKVLSQSEKEEAEQREEPAEATVLPGHLDKENKTSLVQKTTSPGQEVVTKTSPSTTSPSPDKINKASPAAAADKHKTSPEKQQQVSSPLPATEEEDRCTPLSSPRVKGRRANFRETGSETPPRIPLCTPSPTPTSAASPSHSAALSSPPRGVTKRQEEPMVVLRCLPSEHLPLDSPAADSDTDSATEEEEEAGSADERSSVALKRKAAEQRAADKKLRPDRRQEEAASPKTPAAAGASPRTLPSPLRPERRSEGPMKTEERPRPAEETQREVSEERLSGGATKEPEVHAGIPPFAPEAPGSSPAEELEPQIGPEALVCHEVDLDDPDEKEKPVSSEHLLLMMREQQQAPPPLPHLLHTPHLPQPQVRPFLPAAAPSSAPCPEELRPARSAAEDERGAARGEQEGDSSPGFDGSASSSSTSLLSLQENKDRGQKRVMDGHPSPSAKKQKRNQKRPNTPGKVEKNGAGHSSDSEDQSRLSSLSKSQKSRCPGLSSPSSHSKDKQSFPSPQRTYKWTFQLDELDSMSSTERISFLQEKLQEIRKYYMTLKSEVASIDRRRKRLKKKEREVSNTTASTSSGSSDTGMSPSSASPTQNTVAVECR from the exons tgtttgatgaTGGAGATGAGAAGACTCTCCGTCGTACGTCTCTGTGCctgaagggagagagacattTTGCAGAGAGCGAG ACGTTGGACCAGCTGCCATTGACAAACCCGGAGCATTTCGGGACTCCAGTCATCGGCAAGAAGTCGAACCGGGGTGGACGGCGTTCGTCCCAGGCTGT ggctGACGAGGAGAACGAGTCTTCATccagtgaggatgaggaggaggacaggaggaggctGAACGACGAGCTGCTGGGGACAGTGTGCAGCATCGAGAACGAGGAGGAGCCCAGCAGCTGGTACCTGGctctg gTGGTGTCTCCGAGCTGCAACGATGAGCTGGTGGTGAAGAAGGATCAGTGTCTGGTCAGGTCATTCTGCGACTCCAAGTT tcACACGGTGGCGAGGAGACACGTCCACCCCGTCACCTCCATCAGCATCGCCAAGTCTGACTACTCCAACAGGAGAG gttTGGAAGCAGCCCAGGGCTTCATGAGGAGCAGGGAGGTTCCAGATGTGTGGAAGATGGACATGAGTCAGATCCTGGACTCGTCCTCCAGCGATGAGGACgatgaagaggagaaggagagcgaggaggaggaggaggacgaagacgagaagaaaaagaagaaacacataaaggaggag ccGGAGGAGGAGCCAGACCCAGAGGAGAGAGACcacttcctgcagcagctctacaaGTTCATGGAGGACAGAG GGACTCCCATCAACAAACCTCCAGTGCTGGGTTATAAAGACCTGAACCTCTTCAAACTCTTCAGACTGGTCTATCACCTGGGAGGCTGCCACAAG attgAGTCTGGGACCGTGTGGAAGCAGGTCTACATGGATCTGGGGATCCCTGTCCTGAACTCTGCTGCGTCCTATAACGTCAAGACCGCCTACAGGAA GTACCTGTACGGCTTCGAGGAGTACTGCCGCTCCGCCTCCATCACCTTCAGGACCATCCATCACAACGACCCCCGCCCTCCCACTGCCACACCGACCAATCAGAAGACAGCGACGGGGGCGGAACTTAAAGAGCCCTCCACGCCACCGGTGAAGGCGGAGCCTGTCGATGACAAGAGAGAGGAGGCGGAGtcagagagcgagagcgagaaggaggaggtgaaggagagacAGTCGTCACCGAGG gggaggaggaggtgtgtgaaGCCAGACAGAGACTCGTCCTCCAGaccagagaagagaggaggaggagagaacagTGACGAGcagagggaggtgaggagacGCAGCAACAGAAGAATGGACGACTCGGAGAAaggctctgaggaggaggaggaggatgacgatgatgaagaggaggaggaggcagagaggaggagaggagacag GAGCGAGGACGAGGAGGACGGAGACTCTGTGACGGGGACGAAGGTCAGGGTGAAGTACGGCAGAGGGAAGACCCAGAAGATCTACGAGGCTCACATCAAGAAGACAGACATCGACAACGGAGAACAGTTCTACCTGGTTCACTACTACGGCTGGAACGTCAG GTACGATGAGTGGGTGAAGGCCGACAGGATCATCTGGCCTGTGGAGAAGGGAacaaagaagagacagaggaagaaggtgAAG CAGAACAaagatgagggagagaaagacgaAGAGAAGCCCGCGGTGGCGAAGCCGACGGGAGCGAAGCGAGGTCGACCTCAGATCAGAACCACGCCCACCGGCTCGGCCGGACGCAGCGTCTCCAAAACACCGAGCAACGAGGGGCGGTCCAACGGCAGGAGCAGCAGGACGGAGACGACGCCCAACATGGCCAATGGAGACA acACTCCTCGCAGGAGAACCAGGAGAACGTCGGGGATGTACGACTCAGACCGAGCGTCCATCG aggATTCTGGGAACTCATCAGACGACAGCGAATCAGAGGACCCGCCTGATAAGAAGCCATCACCGTGGCGAGGGAGGACCGAGGCCCCTCCCtgccaggaggaggaggaggaggaggaggaggaggagcaggaggaggtgagggaggaggagacgagaGAGGTCGCCAACATCACGACGCCTGCTAGCAACAATGGCACTGTTGCCACGGCAACGGCAAGTCAGCTGCCTGCTGCCACCGCCGCACCGCCGTGTCCCAGCATGCCTCAGGAGAAAGTAGACAAAGTGCTGAGCCAAtcagagaaggaggaggcggagcagagggaggagccTGCAGAGGCCACTGTGTTGCCGGGTCACCTGGACAAGGAGAACAAGACGTCATTGGTTCAGAAGACGACGTCTCCTGGACAGGAAGTGGTCACCAAGACGTCTCCCAGCACAACGTCACCGTCCCCTGACAAGATCAACAAGGCGTCTCCTGCCGCCGCCGCGGACAAACACAAGACGTCTCcggagaaacagcagcaggtgtccTCCCCTCTACCTgctacagaggaggaggacaggtgcactcctctgtcctcccccAGGGTCAAAGGTCGCAGGGCCAACTTCAGGGAGACAGGCTCTGAAACTCCTCCCAGAATCCCCCTCTGTACTCccagccccacccccacctctgcCGCCAGCCCCTCCCACTCCGCGGCGCTGTCGTCTCCTCCCCGCGGCGTCACAAAGAGACAGGAGGAGCCCATGGTGGTCCTCCGCTGCCTCCCGTCCGAGCACCTCCCCCTCGACTCTCCCGCGGCGGACTCTGACACCGACTCTGCcaccgaggaggaggaggaggcggggtcAGCGGACGAGAGGAGCAGCGTGGCGCTCAAGCGTAAAGcggcagagcagagagcagcagacaaGAAGCTCCGCCCCgacaggaggcaggaggaggccGCCTCCCCCAAAACTCCCGCAGCGGCCGGAGCCTCACCCAGAACCCTCCCCTCTCCGCTCCGCCCGGAGAGGAGGAGCGAGGGGCCGATGAAGACGGAGGAGCGGCCCCGTCCGGCTGAGGAGACCCAGAGGGAGGTGTCGGAGGAGCGTCTGTCAGGCGGAGCCACCAAGGAGCCGGAGGTGCACGCCGGGATTCCTCCCTTCGCTCCGGAGGCGCCGGGCTCCTCCCCCGCCGAGGAGCTGGAGCCGCAGATCGGCCCCGAGGCGCTGGTCTGCCACGAGGTGGACCTCGATGACCCCGACGAGAAGGAGAAGCCCGTCTCCTCAGAGCACCTCCTCCTCATGATGAGGGAGCAGCAACAAGCTCCGCCCCCGctgcctcacctcctccacacCCCTCACCTCCCCCAGCCTCAGGTCAGGCCCTTCCTCCCGGCCGCCGCTCCCAGCTCCGCCCCCTGCCCCGAGGAGCTCCGCCCGGCCAGGAGCGCCGCCGAGGACGAGAGGGGAGCAGCGAGgggggagcaggagggagaCTCCAGTCCTGGGTTTGACGGCagcgcctcctcctcctccacctccctgctgtctctgcaggagaacaAGGACAGAG GTCAGAAGAGGGTGATGGACGGTCACCCCAGCCCGTCGGCCAAGAAACAGAAACGCAACCAGAAACGACCAAACACACCTGGGAAGGTGGAGAAGAACGGAGCAG gtcacagcagtgacagtgaggaCCAGTCTCGTCTGTCGTCTCTGTCCAAGTCTCAGAAGTCTCGTTGTCCTGGTTTGTCGTCTCCGTCTTCTCAcagtaaagacaaacagagctTCCCCTCCCCTCAGCGCACGTACAAGTGGACCTTCCAGCTCG atGAGTTGGACAGCATGTCGAGCACAGAGAGGATCTCCTTCCTgcaggagaagctgcaggagaTCAGGAAGTACTACATGACCCTGAAGTCAGAGGTTGCGTCCATCGACAGACGCAGGAAGAGGctaaaaaagaaggagagagaag tgt